Proteins found in one Paucidesulfovibrio longus DSM 6739 genomic segment:
- a CDS encoding amphi-Trp domain-containing protein has translation MDKNKIEVKQVMAYEDALGYLEALVKGFREGRIVVRRGEEFLTLTPPENVEIEVSAKQKKNKEKFSLELSWLAYEDEGEPLVISDKEPEPKKAEGCDSTPVAVGSVPAAETSVAKEKPAAVAGEKSTPAKDKPAQTNDAASKGAAKPAPKPAGGK, from the coding sequence ATGGATAAGAACAAAATCGAAGTCAAACAGGTGATGGCTTACGAAGATGCCCTTGGTTATCTTGAAGCCCTGGTGAAAGGCTTTCGGGAGGGGCGCATCGTTGTCCGCAGAGGGGAGGAGTTCCTTACGCTGACTCCGCCGGAAAATGTTGAAATCGAGGTTTCCGCCAAGCAAAAGAAAAACAAGGAAAAATTCTCGCTGGAATTGTCCTGGCTGGCGTACGAGGACGAAGGCGAGCCCCTGGTCATTTCGGACAAGGAACCCGAACCCAAGAAGGCCGAGGGTTGCGACAGTACCCCCGTTGCCGTTGGCTCCGTTCCTGCTGCGGAAACCTCCGTGGCCAAGGAGAAGCCTGCCGCTGTTGCCGGAGAAAAGAGCACGCCTGCGAAGGACAAACCCGCTCAGACCAATGACGCGGCTTCAAAAGGGGCTGCCAAGCCTGCTCCCAAACCCGCAGGCGGAAAATAG
- a CDS encoding potassium channel family protein codes for MPSKRRNMQLAATAMAFYLVAVTMLYMAESDADSGNIHSISDAVWYSIVTLTTVGYGDFYPVTLPGRIAGLLLVLGSLGVLSVLIGTLTDNFITMRESRHMGYGGTKFSNHIIVVGWDRFAEKVTAQLVTAHNRVCVITEHKENVDLIYEQFPRDWVFVLYAELHNQDVLDKVNISEAKVLFPNLKDDARNLVYVINVRKKHPHLQIVMTLDNYDLQETFENAGVNYTISKNDVSSKMLASYIFEPDVARFNEDLLASASGREDFDVQQYRVLPDCSYAGMPYSQVFEDLKRRFNVVPIGLSKPAGETRVLHKLPDDDMLVEVGDYILLITSGLKVAELECLFKIKEGVF; via the coding sequence GTGCCGAGCAAACGCAGAAACATGCAGCTTGCCGCGACGGCAATGGCCTTTTATCTGGTCGCGGTCACCATGCTCTATATGGCCGAATCCGATGCGGACAGCGGAAACATTCACAGCATCAGCGACGCCGTATGGTATTCCATCGTCACGTTGACGACCGTAGGCTACGGTGATTTCTACCCTGTCACGCTCCCCGGACGCATTGCGGGGCTGCTCCTCGTTCTCGGCAGTCTTGGGGTTCTCAGCGTGCTCATAGGAACCCTGACCGACAATTTCATCACCATGAGGGAGAGCAGACATATGGGCTACGGCGGCACCAAGTTCAGCAATCATATCATCGTGGTCGGCTGGGACCGTTTCGCGGAGAAAGTAACGGCGCAACTCGTCACCGCGCACAACCGGGTCTGCGTCATCACGGAGCACAAGGAAAACGTCGACCTGATCTACGAGCAGTTTCCGCGCGATTGGGTTTTCGTTCTCTACGCGGAGCTGCACAATCAGGACGTGCTGGACAAGGTCAACATATCCGAGGCCAAGGTGCTCTTCCCCAACCTCAAGGACGACGCCCGCAATCTCGTCTACGTCATCAACGTGCGCAAAAAGCACCCGCATCTTCAGATCGTGATGACGCTCGACAATTACGACCTTCAGGAAACATTCGAGAATGCGGGCGTAAACTACACCATCTCGAAAAACGATGTCTCCTCCAAGATGCTCGCAAGCTATATCTTTGAGCCGGACGTTGCCCGGTTCAACGAGGATCTGCTGGCCTCCGCTTCGGGCAGGGAGGATTTCGACGTGCAGCAATACAGGGTGCTTCCGGATTGCTCTTATGCGGGGATGCCCTATTCCCAGGTCTTCGAGGATCTGAAACGCCGCTTCAACGTCGTTCCCATCGGCCTGAGCAAGCCGGCGGGCGAAACACGGGTTCTGCACAAGCTGCCCGACGACGACATGCTTGTGGAAGTGGGAGATTATATTCTGCTGATCACGTCCGGGCTCAAGGTGGCGGAGCTGGAATGTCTCTTCAAAATCAAGGAAGGCGTGTTCTAA
- a CDS encoding YajQ family cyclic di-GMP-binding protein — protein sequence MPSFDIVNQIDLQEVDNAVNNVKKELATRFDFRNVPTELDLNKKDKKIDLVTGDDMKVQAIRDLLISHFTRRKVDHRVMEFGDTEPTSKGQLKQSIKLVEGIDKDTAKMIVKMIKDSKLKVQASIQDDQVRVNGKKIDDLQAVIQLLRDAKLELPLQYVNMKS from the coding sequence ATGCCGTCTTTCGACATCGTGAACCAGATAGACCTGCAGGAAGTGGACAACGCCGTGAACAACGTGAAGAAGGAGCTGGCCACCCGCTTCGATTTTCGCAATGTGCCCACGGAATTGGACCTGAACAAGAAAGACAAGAAAATCGACCTCGTCACGGGCGACGACATGAAGGTCCAGGCCATTCGTGACCTGTTGATCAGCCATTTCACGCGGCGCAAGGTCGATCATCGCGTCATGGAGTTCGGCGATACCGAGCCGACCTCCAAAGGCCAGCTCAAGCAGTCCATCAAGCTCGTGGAAGGCATCGACAAGGATACCGCCAAGATGATCGTGAAGATGATCAAGGACAGCAAGCTCAAGGTCCAGGCGTCCATTCAGGACGATCAGGTCCGGGTCAACGGAAAGAAGATCGATGATCTTCAGGCCGTGATCCAGCTGCTGCGCGACGCCAAGCTCGAACTTCCGCTGCAATACGTGAACATGAAGAGCTAG
- a CDS encoding recombinase family protein — protein MEGKFVSYLRVSTERQGRSGLGIEAQRKAVEDYLNGGQWELLEEYVEVESGKNNDRPELKQALEHCDLTGATLLIAKLDRLSRDAYFLLGLQRSGVRFVCADMPEANELTVGIMALMAQEERKRISERTKAALAAAKARGVKLGNPKGVKHLRGLGNDPAVKRIKDNANHRAERLRGQITKLLEQGITSANGIATELNRNSIRTPRGGQWYAASVQRLMKRLELDLSSHIL, from the coding sequence GTGGAAGGCAAGTTCGTATCCTACCTACGTGTCAGCACAGAAAGACAAGGAAGAAGTGGTCTTGGCATTGAAGCCCAGCGTAAGGCAGTTGAAGACTATTTGAATGGTGGTCAGTGGGAACTTCTTGAAGAGTACGTCGAAGTTGAAAGCGGAAAGAATAATGACCGTCCTGAACTGAAGCAAGCTCTTGAGCATTGTGATCTGACTGGAGCAACCCTCCTCATTGCAAAGCTCGACCGCCTGTCTCGTGACGCATACTTTTTGCTCGGTCTTCAACGTTCTGGCGTCCGCTTCGTATGTGCCGATATGCCTGAAGCAAATGAACTCACCGTGGGCATTATGGCGTTAATGGCGCAGGAAGAGCGCAAACGAATTTCAGAGCGAACAAAGGCCGCTCTAGCAGCAGCAAAGGCACGTGGCGTAAAGCTAGGCAACCCAAAGGGAGTTAAACATCTCCGAGGTCTTGGAAATGATCCAGCTGTCAAAAGGATCAAGGACAATGCTAATCATCGAGCGGAAAGGCTTCGTGGTCAGATTACCAAGCTGCTCGAACAAGGGATCACAAGCGCCAATGGGATTGCGACTGAACTGAATAGAAACAGCATCAGAACTCCTCGTGGAGGCCAATGGTATGCGGCCAGTGTTCAACGCTTGATGAAGCGTCTTGAACTCGACCTGTCATCGCATATTCTATAG
- the greA gene encoding transcription elongation factor GreA: MESIPISVEGYELVKRELASLKAERPAIIQAIKEAREEGDLSENAGYDAARERQGMLEAKITYIESRVPKFNVIDMTTLGGEKVAFGATVEIQDTDTDEIKRYLLLGPDETSYCKGSISILSPVGRALLGKEVGDEAVVDAPRGKIYYEVLSIEFFGPAITL, translated from the coding sequence ATGGAAAGCATCCCTATTTCTGTTGAAGGCTATGAACTGGTCAAACGCGAACTGGCGAGCCTCAAGGCGGAACGCCCGGCCATCATCCAGGCCATCAAGGAAGCCCGCGAAGAAGGCGACCTGAGCGAAAACGCCGGCTACGACGCCGCGCGCGAGCGCCAGGGAATGCTGGAAGCGAAGATCACCTACATCGAATCCCGCGTCCCCAAGTTCAACGTCATCGACATGACCACCCTCGGCGGCGAGAAGGTCGCTTTCGGCGCCACCGTGGAAATCCAGGACACGGACACGGACGAGATCAAGCGCTACCTTCTGCTCGGACCGGACGAAACCTCCTACTGCAAGGGCAGCATCTCGATCCTTTCTCCTGTGGGGCGCGCCCTGCTCGGCAAAGAGGTCGGAGATGAAGCCGTTGTGGATGCCCCTCGCGGCAAAATCTACTACGAAGTCCTGTCCATCGAATTTTTCGGTCCTGCCATCACTCTTTAG
- a CDS encoding GAK system CofD-like protein, with protein sequence MSARSEPLRIRVSREVRVPDRLKLERYRHTPALGPRVLFFSGGTALRDCCSELVRYTHNSVHVITPFDSGGSSAVLRKAFAMPAVGDIRNRLMALADTSLQGNPEIFNLFAHRLSKTDTREQLIAELESLARGRHRLIACVHDPMRKIIRNHFREFIERMPDDFDLRGASLGNLVLTAGFLANRRHIDPVIFIFSKLVRVLGMVRPVVNKDLHLAVRLADGKEIVGQHMITGKESAPLQKSIADIWTVQSLDDPTPVQATVRRKMKRLIGEADLICFPIGSFYTSVLANLLVAGVGSAVAANACPKVYVPNTLPDPECVGLSVADLVERLLALLRRDAGADAPVGSLLNAVLVDSRNANYPGGLKKKRILALGVEVIDLPLVQGDGSAGIDPEKLVPALMSLT encoded by the coding sequence GTGAGCGCACGTTCGGAACCGCTGCGCATACGCGTCTCGCGTGAAGTCCGGGTGCCGGACAGGCTCAAGCTGGAGCGCTACAGGCACACCCCGGCGCTTGGTCCCCGTGTTCTTTTTTTCAGCGGAGGAACGGCCCTTCGGGACTGCTGCTCCGAATTGGTGCGGTACACGCACAATTCCGTGCACGTGATCACGCCGTTCGATTCCGGCGGCAGCTCGGCCGTTTTGCGAAAGGCATTCGCAATGCCCGCCGTGGGAGACATCCGCAACAGGCTCATGGCCCTGGCCGACACCAGCCTGCAAGGCAACCCGGAAATATTCAATCTCTTCGCGCACCGACTTTCCAAGACGGATACGCGGGAGCAACTGATCGCGGAGCTCGAGTCGTTGGCGCGCGGCAGGCATCGGCTGATCGCCTGCGTGCATGACCCCATGCGCAAGATCATCCGGAACCATTTCCGCGAATTCATCGAACGCATGCCCGACGATTTTGATCTGCGCGGAGCCAGCCTCGGCAATCTGGTGCTCACGGCGGGCTTCCTGGCCAACCGACGGCATATTGATCCGGTGATATTCATCTTTTCCAAGCTGGTGCGGGTACTCGGCATGGTTCGCCCCGTGGTCAACAAGGATCTGCACCTTGCCGTTCGCCTCGCAGACGGCAAGGAAATCGTGGGCCAACACATGATCACGGGCAAGGAATCCGCGCCGTTGCAGAAAAGCATCGCGGACATCTGGACCGTGCAGAGCCTCGACGATCCCACGCCAGTGCAGGCCACGGTCAGGCGCAAAATGAAACGCCTGATCGGCGAGGCTGACCTGATCTGTTTCCCCATTGGTAGTTTTTACACAAGCGTGCTTGCCAACCTGCTCGTCGCGGGGGTTGGGTCGGCTGTGGCCGCCAATGCCTGTCCCAAGGTCTATGTCCCGAACACTCTGCCTGATCCCGAATGCGTGGGCTTGAGCGTTGCCGACCTCGTGGAGAGGCTGCTGGCGCTGTTGCGGCGCGATGCGGGAGCGGACGCACCCGTGGGGTCATTGCTTAACGCGGTGCTGGTCGATTCACGCAATGCGAACTACCCCGGCGGGCTGAAAAAAAAGCGGATTTTGGCTCTTGGCGTGGAGGTCATCGACTTACCGTTGGTCCAGGGGGACGGATCAGCCGGAATCGACCCGGAAAAACTTGTCCCGGCGTTGATGTCTTTGACATGA
- a CDS encoding B12-binding domain-containing radical SAM protein: protein MKILLVYPYFLHDRTEAENVAAMPIGLYYLAAALIESGHDVVVANWHSLRGKPDIMEAELCEIAPDVLAVSVFAANRWGALDAAKAAKRILPDVRVVFGGIGATFLSRFFLENFEYVDFIIRGEGERAFPAFLDALECGAPLSTVSGLSWREGEGVRENDCAALIENLDELPDPSKYFTFQHVILSRGCPGKCTFCGSPRFWGAKVRFHSPEYLARQVQRLAARGVGFFYVSDDTFTLRREYVLEFCRLLRERVPGAAWQAISRVDRVDEEILEAMRSAGCVQISYGVESGSPAVRERLRKKTDNAQIRRAFDLTTRYGMVARAYIIYGNPGETAESIRESAQLLTEIRPLVTLFHVLTVLPGTELYEQARQRFGISDEVWMNREEDLLWLDMDPELEFEQVHAWGKSLKQGYHDALPGFVDTLETADAPHLSAEFADFFARLGMTFDQGDYASQYAPEQRDPVAEKLYRRALAHAPDNKAFLGLGMLLNRNARTEEAVQMLSRGLSAFPDDPNLRLCLGIGLMNLGRVREALPQLECVAEYPQAQPYLSECRKILEAQDRRR, encoded by the coding sequence ATGAAGATACTGCTGGTCTATCCCTACTTCCTGCATGATCGGACCGAGGCGGAAAACGTAGCCGCCATGCCCATCGGGCTGTATTACCTCGCTGCCGCGCTCATCGAGTCGGGGCACGACGTCGTTGTTGCGAATTGGCATTCCCTACGCGGCAAACCCGACATCATGGAAGCGGAACTCTGCGAGATCGCCCCGGACGTTCTCGCCGTCTCCGTGTTCGCGGCCAACCGTTGGGGCGCGCTGGATGCGGCCAAGGCTGCCAAACGGATTCTGCCTGACGTCCGAGTCGTATTCGGTGGAATCGGCGCGACTTTTCTTTCTAGATTTTTTCTAGAAAATTTCGAATATGTTGATTTCATTATACGTGGAGAAGGAGAACGGGCATTCCCGGCATTTCTGGATGCTTTGGAGTGCGGCGCGCCTCTTTCTACTGTTTCCGGCCTTTCCTGGCGTGAAGGGGAGGGCGTGCGGGAAAATGATTGCGCCGCGCTGATTGAAAATCTGGACGAACTTCCTGATCCTTCCAAATATTTCACGTTCCAGCATGTGATTCTGTCGCGCGGTTGTCCCGGCAAATGCACCTTTTGCGGTTCTCCCAGGTTCTGGGGGGCGAAGGTGCGGTTCCATTCCCCCGAATACCTGGCGCGGCAGGTGCAAAGGCTTGCGGCGCGAGGAGTCGGGTTTTTCTACGTTTCGGACGATACGTTCACCCTTCGGCGCGAGTATGTGCTCGAATTCTGTCGACTTCTGCGGGAACGGGTTCCAGGGGCGGCATGGCAGGCCATTTCCCGCGTGGACCGGGTCGATGAGGAAATTCTCGAGGCCATGCGGTCCGCAGGGTGCGTCCAGATCAGTTACGGCGTGGAGAGCGGTTCGCCTGCCGTTCGCGAAAGGCTGCGCAAGAAAACCGACAATGCGCAGATTCGGCGGGCCTTCGACTTGACCACCCGATACGGGATGGTGGCGCGAGCGTATATCATTTACGGGAATCCCGGCGAAACCGCCGAATCGATACGGGAAAGCGCACAATTGCTGACTGAAATACGACCGCTCGTGACGCTGTTTCATGTGCTCACCGTCCTGCCGGGGACGGAGCTGTACGAGCAGGCTCGCCAGCGCTTCGGAATCTCGGATGAAGTCTGGATGAATCGCGAAGAGGATCTGCTTTGGCTCGACATGGATCCGGAACTGGAGTTCGAACAGGTCCATGCCTGGGGAAAATCGCTCAAACAAGGCTATCACGACGCGCTTCCGGGGTTTGTCGACACGCTGGAAACAGCAGACGCACCGCACCTCTCTGCGGAATTCGCGGATTTCTTCGCAAGACTCGGCATGACATTCGATCAGGGCGATTATGCTTCCCAATATGCCCCTGAGCAGCGGGATCCAGTGGCCGAAAAACTGTATCGGCGCGCCTTGGCCCATGCGCCGGACAACAAGGCTTTTCTCGGCCTGGGGATGCTGCTCAACCGAAACGCCCGAACAGAGGAGGCCGTTCAGATGCTCTCGCGTGGGCTGAGCGCGTTTCCGGATGATCCCAACCTTCGGCTCTGTCTCGGAATCGGGCTCATGAATCTCGGCAGGGTGCGCGAAGCGCTTCCCCAACTGGAATGCGTGGCCGAATATCCGCAGGCCCAGCCCTATTTGTCCGAGTGCCGGAAAATCCTTGAAGCCCAGGATCGAAGACGCTGA